The window GATCCCGGCGAGCGGCAGCGCGAAGAAGATGAAGTAGATCTGGACCAGAAAGGGCGTGTTACGGATCAGCTCGACGAAGCTGATCACCAGCCAGCGTAAACCGCGATAGGGCGAGTCGCGCAGGACGACGCCGCCGATGCCGATGACGAGCGCGAGCACCATGCCCGCGAGCGCCAGGCCGAGCGTGCCGAGGCAGCCCCATAACAGGTCCGGAAGCCCGTCGATGACGGGGCCGAAATCGAACTTGTAATTCAAGACGTTTCTCCCCTCCTTGCCGGCCCTTCTTGCGGGGCCGGTGGTCTTGGCTGCGGTTCGTCTCCCCTCAGCCGTCTTTGGCTCCGGCGCCGCTCTCTTGGCGTCGCCGCTCCCGGCTCATGACGCCTGTCGCCGTGGCTGCTCCGATTGCGACGAGAGCAGAGCCACGTACTGATCCCGCAGATCGATCCGCTTGCCGCTCGCGGCGGCCTCGGCCACGGCGAGCGTCGCGATCAGCGTGCGTGCGCCGTCCTCGACCGGTTGCAGGGACACAGCCGTGCCGCGGATCACGTCGCGGAAATGGTCGAGCTGGGCGATGTAGGGATCGAGCGTTGGCGCGTGAATCCGCTGCGCCTGAATCGACTGGTTCCAGCTTGGTTCGCCGTTCGCTTGCGTCCAGGCGACCAGATTGGGGAATTCGAGCGCGCCGCGGCTGCCCATGAAGCGGTAGCTGCTCTCGCCGCTGAACGGGAACTCAGGTGCCTCCCCGACACCCTGCTCCGTCGTCCAGGGCGAGACGGCGCTGTCGCTGACGAAGAAAGTTCCGATCGTCCCGTTCTCGAACTCGATCAGCACGCCGGCCGTGTCCTCGACCGCAAAGCCGCGCTGGCGGTTCGATTGGATCGCACTGACCGAGACAATCTCGCCGACGCAGAAGCGCAAGAAGTCGATCTCGTGGATCAGGTTGATCAGGACGGGGCCGCCGCCGGCCTGCGTCCGCCAGGGCGCCGCGTTGAAATAGGCGTCCGGCTTGTAGACCGCCCAGATGGCGGAGACGCCGACGAGATCGCCGATCCGGCGTTCGCCCAGCAACGACCGCAAGGTCGCGACCTGGCGGTGGTGGCGACGGTGGTGACCGACCAGCGAGCGGATGCCGGCCGCCCGGGCCGCATCGATCAGCGCATTTGCCGAGTCCAGCGTGTCAGTGACCGGCTTCTCGATCAGGATGTGGATGCCGCGGCGGGCGCATTCGATGCCGTTCTCGGCATGCAGCTGGTTGGGCGAGGCGATGATGACGGCACTCGGCCGAGTCTCGTCGAGCATCGCGCGATAATCGGCGAAAACGCGCGCATCCGGGTTCTGCTCCGCGACCTGCCCGGCATTGACGTCGGCGATCCCGACGAGATCGAAGTCGGGATGCTCGGCGATCTTCGCCAGATGCTTGCGCCCGATCAGCCCTGCGCCGATCACGCCGATTGCGATATTCGTCATGCTCTCACGGATCCCTGTGGTTTCGTGCGGCTCGGAGTGTTGCCGGCCGCAGGCGCCTCGCGCCGCGGCAGGCCGTCGAGCACTCGGCGCGTCGCGGCATATGCCGTCACGATCCGCGAGCGCGCGTCGAGCCCGCGCATCGGCAGTTCGACACTGAGCGCGGCATCGGCCGGCAATGCCTGCAGCAGAGCGGCGAGCGGCAGCGCGCCCTCCCCTGGCGGCAATCTCCCTTCGCGCGCCTCGGTGATGGCCTCGGCATCGGTCACCGGCTGAGTCGTAGTCGCATCGCAGAGCTGGGCCGCGCGCAGAAACTGTCTCGGCAGGGCCGCGAGATCGCCCGGCACGCCGCCCGAGCGGCTAAGGTGCAGCGCGTCGACGAGCACGGCGCCATTGGGCCTGCCCGCCTGCCGCACGACCGCCTCGGCCTGCGCCAGGGTCCCGACCACGCGCCAGCGCATGAATTCCAGATCGACCCGCAGACCGAATTCCGCAGCGAGATCGCACAGCGCGGCAAAGCTGGCCGTCAACCGGACGCGATCGGCATCGTCGCCGGACACGGTCACCGCTGCCGCGCCCAATTCGGCTCCGGCTTCGAGCAGCGGGGCGAAGGAGCGAATGTCGAGGCCGGGTGTGAGCTGGATGAACTCGATCTCGTTCAGGCGCACGCCTTCCGAGGCCAGGATCGTGCGCAGTTCGCGCTGGGCCCACGATCCGACCCGGAGCGGATAGGCGACGCCCCCCGGCATCGCCGGATGGACGCGCAGGCCGATCGAGACGAAGCCCGCGCCCGCCGCCTCCCTCACCAGCTCCGGCGGCGAAAGTTCCAGCGCCGTCAAATGGGCAAGACCGAACGCACTCATTGACCGGTGCCTGCAGGCAGGTCAGCGCGCAGCCCGAGATGCAGCGCAATGCCTGGAGAGGACAAGCAAGCCCGAGCCAACCGACCGGATGTCGTGATCGTCATGCGGCCTCCCTATAATTAACCTATTGGATAATTACAATCTAATTATCCCTACGGATAATTGCTGTCAAGCGCCGTCAAATCGGCTAAGCTGGCAAGCACCATCATCGGAACGGACAGCTGGGATCGCGGGATGAAAGTAGCGGGCGCGCGTGTGCCGGCGGATACCGAACCAAAGGTTCGCCGCCGTGACCGCGAGAAGACGAAAGCCGAGATCCTGCAGATCGCCTTCGAGGAGTTTGCCGAGAGCGGCCTTCTCGGCGCCAATGCCGACGCGATCGCCGCGCGGGCCGGGATCACCAAGCGGTTGATCTTCTACTATTTCAACTCGAAGGAAGAGCTATTCACGGCCGTGCTGGAGATGGCCTACGGCAAGATGCGCCTGGCGGAGGAGAGCCTCCATCTCGAGACACTCGAGCCGGAGGCAGCGATCCGCCGGCTCGCCGAATTCACCTTCGATTTCCACCAGGCGAATCCGGAATACGTCCGGCTCGTCGCGATCGAGAACATCCATCGCGGCAGGCACATCAACAGCAGCGAGAAACTCAAGCAGATGACGCGGCCGGTCATCGGCCAGATCGAGCGCGTCCTGGCTAAGGGCAAGAGCCTTGGCGCAATCCGGCCCGGGGTCGACGCTTACGAACTCCACGCCACGCTAAACGCCCTGTCGATCTTCTCGGTGGCGAACCGGCATACCTTCGAGGCTCAATTCCGCTGGGACATGTCCTCGCCCGAAGCGAAGACCCGACGCCGGGTGGAGATCGCCGAAGTGCTCTGGCGCTATGTGCGCAGTGACAAGGTTTCTGCGATTTGCGATCAAGGATCAGAGGAGCAAAGGCTCGACACCTGACCTCTTGGACGTCAGCCAGGGGGCCAGCAGCCGAAGTTGGCGGGCTGCCGGATAGCCGACAACGGCGCGAGAACAGAATGGACATGGATCCAACCTTCCCACAGGTTGGCAATTGCACCATCTCGGGCGCCGATCAGCTGATGCGCCTCGAACGTCGCGCGATCGGCCTATCAACAACGCGCGCCTCAATCGCTTAACGGGACTGGAGAAGGCCGCCGCACTTTGAGCAAGGCCACATGTCGTTCGAACGGCCGACGAAAGTGGGGAGTTGACTATTTGCGGTCGCACGGATTGGTTGCAATGCCTCCGTTCAGATGGCGCGGATAAACGTCGATCAGGGAATGAACTCTAATGGCTACGTACATCGGAACGAATGGCGACGACGTCAATTTTGGCGGGCAAACCATCCAGTACGGATTGGGCGGCAACGACGTGCTTCGGGTTGCGGGTGCCGGATCGTTCACCCTCTTCGGCGGAGAGGGTAATGACTTTCTGATTTTCGCAGAGGGGGTCGACGCCAGCGGAAAGATGTATGGCGAGGCCGGGAATGACTTCTTGGAGGCCGATGCCGCGTTCGCAAGGAACGACGAGTTCTTCGGAGGCGACGGCGATGACAATATGTGGGGCTACGGGGGGAATGATACCCTCCTCGGCGGAGCCGGCAATGACCTAGCCGTTGGCGGGGACGGCGACGACACCCTCTATGGTGAGGATGGCAACGATCGCCTCGCCGGCGGGACCGGCACCAACTATCTCGACGGCGGCGCGGGCGACGACGAGCTCGATGGCGACATCGGCAACGACACCATGCTCGGCGGCACGGGTAACGACACCTTTCATTCCAGGGAGGGCAACGACGCTCTCTTTGGTGGCGATGGCAACGATATTCTCCGCGCTGGCGAGGGCGCTGACTGGATCGATGGTGGGGCCGGCTTCGACTACGCCGTCTATACGAACTGGGTCTCCGGCGTGGTCGTGCGCCTCGATGTCGGCATGGGCGTTGGCGGCGAGGCGCAGGGCGACACCTTGATCAATATTGAGGGCGTGTTGGGTTCCGCCCTCCAGGATTTCCTCATCGGCGACAGTGTCGGCAACGTTCTCTTCGGCCAGGATGGCGATGACTGGCTCTATGGCCAGGGCGGAGCGGACCAGCTTTACGGCGGCAATGGTTCGGACCAGATCATCGGTGGCTCCGGAGCCGACTACCTCTCCGGTGGTGCCGGCAACGATCAGTTCTGGACGCTGGCCGCGGATTTCGAGGCGGGTGTCTTCGACGTCATCAATGACTTCGGTTCGTCGGCCGGCAATTTCGATTATCTGCGCTTCGAGGGCATTGACCCCGCGCGCCTTACCTACACCGACGTCGGAAGTAGCCTCGTGATCAGCACCGACGCCCTCGGCGGCTCGGGTGGCATCATCATCAGCAACTTCAGCACGGCTTTGCTCGGCGACCATCTCATCTTCGCCTGAGCCGGGCGTGGCTGTCCGTTCCGCCTCTTGCAGAATCGCTGGCGCCTAAATCACCGGGACGGCCAGGAGCCTTTCCGGTGCTGGGGTCTCCATTCGCGGCCCGCAATCGCTCGGCGATGGTGCAGCAGACAAGCCGAAGACTATTCTGGGCACCTGCAGCCAAGCTAGGCATGGGAACATCCGCTTCCAGGCGGTCCAATTTGACAATGCGCAGGGTAGCTGATCCGCCGAGCGCAGATGGGCTTTAGTTCGGCAATAGCCGGAAGCGGCGGCTGCTGACAGGTGCCGCGACCGCCTCTAGGATCGCGCCATGCGTGCCCGCCAGATCGAAGTCTTTCGCATGGTCATGCGCTGCGGCACGCTGACCGGCGCCGCCGAGGCGCTCGCCGTCTCGCAGCCGGCGCTCAGCCAGATCCTGCTGCACACCGAGGACGAACTCGGCTTCAAGCTGTTCCTGCGCGTCAAGGGCCGGCTGATCCCGACTCCCGAGGCCGAGGAAATCTACCCCGAGGTCGAGCGCCTGTTCGGCGACCTCGAAATGCTCAGGCGGCGCACCCGCGACCTGCGCCATGGCAAGGCCGGGCTCGTGCGTCTCGCCGCCTCGGCGCCGCCATCCCTCTCCTTCGTCCCGGAGGCGCTGCGCCATTTCCGCGCTGCCCATCCGAACACGCGCGTGCGCTCCTATGTCGTGCCGGCCGAGGTCATCCTGACCATGCTAGACCGCGACCAGGCAGGGCTCGGCATCGCGATGATGGACCAGCCGACGCCCTTCATCGAGACCGAAGTGGTCGGCTACACCCGTGTGGTCTGCGTGCTGCCCGCCGGCCATCCGCTGGCCGAGCGTGACTCTGTCGGTGCCGAGGATCTCGATGGCGAGACGCTGATCTCCTACCGCGCCGAATCGCTGCCCGGGCAATTGCTGCGCGACGCGCTGGCCAAGCAAGGCCTGCCATTCCGGCCGGAGATGGAGATCGACGTCTCGATCATCGCGCTCGCCTTCGTACAGCAGGGCCTCGGCATCGCCGTCGTCGACGGCCTCCTGCCCTGGCACAATTTCCCCGGCCTGGTGACGCGCCCGTTCCGGCCGCATGTCGCGCTGCCGCTCTGCCTGCTCACCAGCACGCGCCGGCCGCTCTCGCGCAGCCATGAGCTGCTGCGCAACCATATCC is drawn from Bosea sp. Tri-49 and contains these coding sequences:
- a CDS encoding LysR family transcriptional regulator, with amino-acid sequence MRARQIEVFRMVMRCGTLTGAAEALAVSQPALSQILLHTEDELGFKLFLRVKGRLIPTPEAEEIYPEVERLFGDLEMLRRRTRDLRHGKAGLVRLAASAPPSLSFVPEALRHFRAAHPNTRVRSYVVPAEVILTMLDRDQAGLGIAMMDQPTPFIETEVVGYTRVVCVLPAGHPLAERDSVGAEDLDGETLISYRAESLPGQLLRDALAKQGLPFRPEMEIDVSIIALAFVQQGLGIAVVDGLLPWHNFPGLVTRPFRPHVALPLCLLTSTRRPLSRSHELLRNHIRTACRQLDLDQPAPEA
- a CDS encoding sugar phosphate isomerase/epimerase family protein, producing MSAFGLAHLTALELSPPELVREAAGAGFVSIGLRVHPAMPGGVAYPLRVGSWAQRELRTILASEGVRLNEIEFIQLTPGLDIRSFAPLLEAGAELGAAAVTVSGDDADRVRLTASFAALCDLAAEFGLRVDLEFMRWRVVGTLAQAEAVVRQAGRPNGAVLVDALHLSRSGGVPGDLAALPRQFLRAAQLCDATTTQPVTDAEAITEAREGRLPPGEGALPLAALLQALPADAALSVELPMRGLDARSRIVTAYAATRRVLDGLPRREAPAAGNTPSRTKPQGSVRA
- a CDS encoding Gfo/Idh/MocA family protein; translation: MTNIAIGVIGAGLIGRKHLAKIAEHPDFDLVGIADVNAGQVAEQNPDARVFADYRAMLDETRPSAVIIASPNQLHAENGIECARRGIHILIEKPVTDTLDSANALIDAARAAGIRSLVGHHRRHHRQVATLRSLLGERRIGDLVGVSAIWAVYKPDAYFNAAPWRTQAGGGPVLINLIHEIDFLRFCVGEIVSVSAIQSNRQRGFAVEDTAGVLIEFENGTIGTFFVSDSAVSPWTTEQGVGEAPEFPFSGESSYRFMGSRGALEFPNLVAWTQANGEPSWNQSIQAQRIHAPTLDPYIAQLDHFRDVIRGTAVSLQPVEDGARTLIATLAVAEAAASGKRIDLRDQYVALLSSQSEQPRRQAS
- a CDS encoding TetR family transcriptional regulator, encoding MKVAGARVPADTEPKVRRRDREKTKAEILQIAFEEFAESGLLGANADAIAARAGITKRLIFYYFNSKEELFTAVLEMAYGKMRLAEESLHLETLEPEAAIRRLAEFTFDFHQANPEYVRLVAIENIHRGRHINSSEKLKQMTRPVIGQIERVLAKGKSLGAIRPGVDAYELHATLNALSIFSVANRHTFEAQFRWDMSSPEAKTRRRVEIAEVLWRYVRSDKVSAICDQGSEEQRLDT
- a CDS encoding calcium-binding protein; its protein translation is MATYIGTNGDDVNFGGQTIQYGLGGNDVLRVAGAGSFTLFGGEGNDFLIFAEGVDASGKMYGEAGNDFLEADAAFARNDEFFGGDGDDNMWGYGGNDTLLGGAGNDLAVGGDGDDTLYGEDGNDRLAGGTGTNYLDGGAGDDELDGDIGNDTMLGGTGNDTFHSREGNDALFGGDGNDILRAGEGADWIDGGAGFDYAVYTNWVSGVVVRLDVGMGVGGEAQGDTLINIEGVLGSALQDFLIGDSVGNVLFGQDGDDWLYGQGGADQLYGGNGSDQIIGGSGADYLSGGAGNDQFWTLAADFEAGVFDVINDFGSSAGNFDYLRFEGIDPARLTYTDVGSSLVISTDALGGSGGIIISNFSTALLGDHLIFA